The Manihot esculenta cultivar AM560-2 chromosome 1, M.esculenta_v8, whole genome shotgun sequence genome has a window encoding:
- the LOC110614308 gene encoding protein LEAD-SENSITIVE 1 isoform X2, translating to MAHFKSEFAGIFVGGNKVVHFTPRQNANSSSDTSSDIYNTISSIPSSCDIPDCGFRQPNSGVALSCLDCFLGKGSLYCFEYGVTPSVFLAKLRGGTCTTAASDPEETVIHRAMYLLQNGFGNYDVLGNNCEDFALYCKTGLLVMDRQGVGRSGQASSFIGAPLAALLSSPLKLLMPSPVGVATVTAGMYCMSRYATDIGVRSDVIKVAVEDLAVNLGWTDPHEEVYEDNEASRLIAR from the coding sequence GCACACTTTAAATCTGAATTTGCAGGTATCTTTGTTGGCGGAAACAAGGTTGTCCACTTTACACCCAGGCAGAATGCAAATTCAAGCTCAGACACATCTTCTGATATCTACAATACAATATCGAGCATTCCCTCATCCTGTGATATTCCTGACTGCGGATTCAGGCAACCCAATAGTGGGGTAGCCCTCTCCTGTCTGGACTGCTTCCTTGGaaaaggatccctttactgctTTGAATATGGGGTAACCCCTTCTGTCTTTCTGGCAAAATTACGTGGAGGTACATGCACCACTGCTGCTTCGGACCCAGAAGAAACAGTTATCCACCGAGCTATGTATCTTCTTCAAAATGGATTTGGCAATTATGATGTTCTCGGGAACAACTGTGAAGATTTTGCTTTATACTGTAAAACAGGTCTTCTGGTAATGGACAGGCAGGGGGTTGGAAGAAGTGGTCAGGCTTCTTCATTCATTGGTGCTCCATTGGCTGCTCTCCTTTCGTCTCCTCTAAAGTTGCTAATGCCAAGTCCTGTTGGTGTTGCAACAGTAACAGCTGGCATGTACTGTATGAGCAGATATGCCACTGATATAGGCGTCCGAAGTGATGTGATTAAGGTTGCTGTGGAAGACCTGGCTGTGAACCTGGGCTGGACAGATCCTCATGAGGAAGTCTATGAGGATAATGAGGCTTCACGATTAATTGCCAGGTGA
- the LOC110613815 gene encoding aluminum-activated malate transporter 10 codes for MGKEGSNKSEWGINIPDDTSEILVPESRPLGQRVWLGVRGLLGGIILKIWKFLEKAWNIGVAEPKKVIHGVKVGAALSLVSLFYYIRPLYEGAGGNAMWAVMTVVVVLEYTVGATLYKCINRATATFLAGSLGLGVHWVASQTGEKLEPVILGISLFIFASAATFSRFIPSVKARFDYGALIFILTFTLVSVSGYRVDELFDFAHQRLSTIVIGASLCILISLLFCPVWAGTELHNLTHSNLEKLSDSLDGCFGRYFTSNGDEDFSFKVEEYKCVLNSKATEESMANFARWEPSHGRFNFRHPWKQYLEVGASLRSCANCIQTLNGFMNSEIQAPEYLKKHLSSPCTKLSFYASKVLKELTNTVKTMTKPSNTDLSTGFGDMRHAAQELQNALKSLANYVPATAPAPTSGAVAKAEPTTKTSPPPVMEVLPLVTLISLLIETARKVEDIVDSINELARLAEFKPVTSKRVNQNEPNNKLTSSIPDRQTTKNPTEA; via the exons ATGGGCAAGGAAGGATCAAACAAATCAGAGTGGGGCATAAATATACCTGACGATACTTCAGAGATATTAGTGCCAGAATCTAGGCCATTAGGCCAAAGAGTCTGGCTGGGTGTAAGGGGTCTCCTAGGAGGAATAATTTTGAAGATTTGGAAGTTTTTGGAGAAAGCTTGGAATATAGGTGTTGCTGAGCCAAAAAAGGTCATCCACGGCGTCAAGGTGGGGGCGGCACTCTCTCTTGTATCACTTTTCTACTATATTAGACCTTTGTATGAAGGTGCTGGAGGAAACGCTATGTGGGCAGTTATGACTGTAGTCGTGGTTCTGGAATACACCGTGG GTGCCACCCTATATAAATGTATCAACAGAGCAACGGCTACTTTTCTTGCTGGGTCCCTTGGTCTTGGTGTTCATTGGGTTGCGAGTCAGACAGGAGAAAAACTTGAACCCGTAATACTTGGAATCTCACTGTTCATTTTTG CTTCAGCAGCAACATTCTCGCGATTTATACCATCTGTGAAAGCAAGGTTTGATTACGGTGCTTTGATCTTCATTCTCACCTTTACCTTAGTTTCGGTTTCTGGTTATCGCGTGGATGAATTGTTTGATTTCGCTCACCAAAGATTATCTACAATTGTTATTGGAGCCTCCTTGTGCATTCTCATAAGCCTGCTTTTCTGTCCCGTTTGGGCTGGCACTGAGCTTCACAATTTGACTCATAGTAACCTGGAAAAACTTTCTGATTCATTGGATG gatgttttggACGTTACTTCACAAGCAACGGTGACGAGGATTTTAGCTTCAAGGTGGAAGAGTATAAATGCGTGCTTAATTCAAAGGCAACTGAAGAGTCTATG GCCAATTTTGCAAGATGGGAACCTTCACATGGTCGTTTCAACTTCCGGCACCCTTGGAAACAGTACCTCGAGGTTGGGGCCTCATTACGTAGCTGTGCTAATTGCATTCAAACTCTCAATGGTTTCATGAACTCAGAAATTCAG GCACCTGAATATCTAAAGAAGCATCTCAGTAGTCCCTGCACTAAGTTGAGTTTCTATGCTTCAAAAGTCTTGAAAGAACTGACAAATACAGTGAAGACCATGACAAAACCATCAAATACAGACTTGTCGACAGGATTTGGAGATATGCGACACGCAGCACAAGAACTTCAAAATGCGCTCAAATCTCTTGCTAACTACGTACCTGCGACGGCCCCAGCACCAACATCGGGTGCTGTTGCAAAAGCAGAGCCCACAACAAAAACTAGCCCACCACCTGTCATGGAGGTCCTTCCACTGGTCACACTGATATCTTTGTTAATAGAAACTGCAAGAAAAGTGGAAGACATTGTTGATTCTATTAACGAGTTGGCGAGGCTGGCAGAATTCAAGCCTGTCACTTCTAAAAGAGTCAACCAAAATGAGCCCAATAACAAACTCACCTCAAGCATCCCAGACCGTCAAACAACCAAAAACCCAACAGAGGCCtaa
- the LOC110614328 gene encoding ORM1-like protein 2 — MANLYVKAVPPADLNRNTEWFMYPGVWTTYILMLFFSWLLVLSIFGCSPGMAWTVVNLAHFCITYQFFHWKKGTPFADDQGIYNGLTWWEQIDNGKQLTRNRKFLTVVPVVLYLIASHTTDYQHPMLFFNTLAVIVLVVAKFPNMHKVRIFGINADT, encoded by the exons ATGGCGAATCTTTATGTGAAGGCGGTGCCGCCGGCCGATCTGAACAGGAACACCGAGTGGTTCATGTACCCAGGGGTGTGGACTACCTACATACTCATGTTGTTCTTCTCCTGGCTCCTTGTGCTCTCCATCTTTGGCTGCTCTCCCGGCATGGCCTGGACCGTCGTCAATCTCGCCCATTTCTGT ATCACTTACCAGTTCTTCCATTGGAAAAAGGGGACACCATTTGCAGATGATCAAGGGATCTATAATGGACTAACTTGGTGGGAACAGATAGACAATGGGAAGCAACTTACCCGCAACAGAAAATTCCTAACTGTTGTTCCTGTGGTGCT GTACTTGATAGCCTCACACACGACTGACTATCAACATCCAATGCTCTTCTTCAACACACTTGCTGTAATAGTGCTCGTTGTTGCCAAGTTTCCAAA